A genomic region of [Eubacterium] eligens ATCC 27750 contains the following coding sequences:
- a CDS encoding helix-turn-helix domain-containing protein — MENTIAKNIIYYAYNRTKQHEVAKALGYSTKQLTRICKVVFNRTYKQFQRELIFSTILERIRDCNTPQSIAEEFFNGNVHQLYAYVKSFLNVPPKQISTKGGHYMTAAEIQILETKVITMLATNPIKNLTLKQLGVPRFIITNLRQKGYNIISVPGRYNGGYNLNYTSKSNCLSWINNIRIYRYGLPGNYSF, encoded by the coding sequence ATGGAAAATACAATCGCAAAGAACATCATCTATTATGCTTATAACAGAACTAAACAACATGAAGTAGCAAAAGCGCTAGGCTATTCGACAAAGCAATTGACTAGAATTTGCAAGGTCGTTTTTAATCGTACCTATAAACAATTTCAGCGAGAACTAATTTTCTCCACCATTTTAGAACGAATACGTGACTGCAATACACCTCAATCAATTGCAGAGGAATTCTTTAACGGGAATGTACATCAATTGTATGCCTATGTAAAATCTTTCTTAAATGTTCCTCCTAAACAAATCTCAACCAAAGGAGGGCACTATATGACTGCAGCCGAAATACAAATTCTCGAAACCAAAGTAATTACCATGTTGGCTACAAATCCAATCAAAAATCTTACTTTAAAACAATTAGGAGTTCCAAGATTTATTATCACAAATTTAAGACAAAAAGGATACAATATTATCTCAGTTCCAGGTCGTTATAATGGCGGATACAACCTTAACTATACCTCAAAGTCTAATTGTCTTAGCTGGATTAACAACATCCGCATATATCGATATGGATTACCCGGAAATTATTCCTTCTAA
- a CDS encoding TIR domain-containing protein, with product MNRTGTYVAFDGQGTTDPTESDIHYFNLLKAWNRLGSIDFKFTNSHEKTYQVRDSSSKATLFNRLETRLSASKNFLLIITDKTNYDRGILNWEIEKAVDYYELPIIIAYPGYSKIGAPSELNTMWPKSLAERIQNGNAHCIHIPFKKEPIFDAINQFSVVNSKYPKGGALGCYSDEAYKSWGIV from the coding sequence ATGAACAGAACAGGTACATATGTTGCTTTTGATGGGCAAGGAACTACAGATCCTACAGAAAGCGATATTCATTATTTTAACTTGCTGAAGGCATGGAATAGATTAGGAAGTATAGATTTCAAGTTTACTAATTCACATGAAAAAACTTATCAAGTGCGGGATAGCTCATCAAAGGCAACGCTTTTTAACAGATTGGAAACTAGATTATCAGCAAGTAAGAATTTTCTTTTGATTATAACGGATAAGACAAATTATGATAGAGGAATTCTTAATTGGGAAATTGAAAAAGCCGTTGATTATTATGAGTTACCAATCATAATAGCGTATCCAGGGTATTCTAAGATTGGGGCACCTTCAGAATTGAATACCATGTGGCCAAAATCCTTAGCGGAACGAATACAAAATGGAAATGCCCATTGTATACATATACCTTTTAAAAAGGAACCGATTTTTGACGCGATTAATCAGTTTTCTGTTGTTAATTCAAAGTATCCTAAGGGGGGTGCTTTGGGGTGTTACTCAGACGAAGCGTATAAAAGTTGGGGGATTGTTTAG
- a CDS encoding macro domain-containing protein, with product MKVLFCTMRYNWHYIFITSNKITASLFSVWGFVTLVTPTDIMLNCIDNVVMRMIVAVFILMVIYFAIVIGVTIYTKQRKQVKIFDLHSNHSLFVEYGDLFNNGNPNEKKNIVFAGNRCFDTIVDDDLVGSKKIHGLALERIYKQNNRDSDTVSNEIQNNLLLHGYKYTNIKQKEKRSGNLRRYDIGSVAEIKGLNNEQYFILGLTYFDNELRAHVEKEDYIKAIASLVKYISERSQGFPTYMPVIGTGGADVGSANDLAVYIVKTIELFKDKIDCDIHIVVRDKEEKIGLMNLKML from the coding sequence ATGAAAGTATTATTTTGTACGATGAGATATAACTGGCATTACATATTTATTACAAGCAACAAAATTACTGCATCCCTCTTTTCTGTTTGGGGATTCGTTACATTAGTTACACCAACAGACATTATGTTAAATTGTATTGATAATGTAGTTATGCGAATGATTGTAGCTGTGTTTATTTTGATGGTAATCTATTTTGCCATAGTGATAGGTGTCACAATATATACTAAGCAAAGAAAACAAGTGAAAATTTTTGATCTTCACTCAAATCATTCGCTGTTTGTAGAATATGGGGATTTATTTAATAATGGAAATCCAAATGAAAAGAAGAACATTGTTTTTGCTGGGAATAGATGCTTTGACACGATAGTAGATGATGACTTAGTAGGATCAAAAAAAATTCATGGTTTGGCATTAGAACGAATATATAAGCAAAACAACAGAGATTCTGATACAGTCTCAAATGAAATACAAAACAATTTGTTATTGCATGGATATAAGTATACGAATATTAAACAAAAAGAAAAGCGAAGTGGAAACTTGCGTCGATATGATATCGGATCGGTTGCTGAAATAAAGGGCCTCAACAATGAACAGTATTTTATCTTAGGACTGACATATTTTGACAATGAATTAAGAGCCCATGTCGAAAAAGAAGACTATATAAAAGCGATAGCTTCTTTAGTAAAATATATTTCAGAACGTTCTCAAGGCTTTCCTACATATATGCCTGTAATTGGAACGGGAGGGGCTGATGTGGGCAGTGCAAATGACTTAGCTGTCTATATTGTTAAAACAATTGAACTTTTTAAGGATAAAATAGATTGTGATATACATATTGTTGTAAGGGATAAAGAAGAAAAAATAGGTTTGATGAACCTAAAAATGTTATAG
- a CDS encoding UvrD-helicase domain-containing protein, with translation MVNRLIIAAAGSGKTTYLVRQAMQQSDSVLITTYTIANELEIRKKFVELNGCVPHNVTIQTWYSFLLQHGVRPFQGVILDDKINGMILVNEKSGKKYDGKYGPVYYAETDYRKFYFTDGMKMYSDKIAKFVCRCEKETKGKVSQRISKSYPRIYVDEIQDLAGYDLDIIKSLLQAECDVTMVGDPRQVTYHTHNEAKYKKYADGKMEEFIRSECKKIDCIIDKETLNDSYRNNQSICSYSSQLYEEYGETGTKQFDITGHDGVFLVRPDDVDAYLEKFKPMQLREKRTIKVNDGYAVINMGEAKGLTYDRVLIYPTSTMRKWMMDHSKKLQPKTRSQFYVAITRARYSVGIVFDYDEKTNIEGVEKFL, from the coding sequence ATGGTAAATAGATTGATAATTGCGGCAGCAGGATCTGGTAAAACTACATATTTGGTTAGACAGGCGATGCAACAATCGGACAGTGTGTTAATAACAACATATACTATTGCTAATGAACTGGAAATTCGTAAAAAATTTGTAGAACTTAATGGGTGTGTTCCGCATAATGTTACCATACAAACATGGTACTCATTTCTTTTGCAGCATGGTGTTAGACCATTTCAAGGAGTGATCTTAGATGATAAGATTAATGGTATGATATTAGTCAATGAAAAGTCTGGGAAAAAATATGATGGGAAATATGGTCCGGTGTATTATGCGGAAACAGATTATAGAAAATTCTATTTCACCGATGGGATGAAAATGTATTCTGATAAGATTGCGAAATTTGTATGTCGTTGTGAAAAGGAGACAAAAGGAAAGGTTTCGCAAAGAATTAGCAAGAGTTATCCTAGGATATATGTAGATGAGATTCAAGACTTGGCGGGATATGATTTAGACATAATAAAAAGCCTATTGCAAGCGGAATGTGATGTGACAATGGTAGGGGATCCTAGACAGGTAACATATCATACGCATAACGAAGCAAAGTATAAGAAGTATGCAGATGGTAAGATGGAAGAATTTATTAGAAGTGAATGTAAAAAAATAGATTGCATTATTGATAAAGAGACTTTGAATGATTCTTACAGAAATAACCAAAGTATATGTTCATATTCATCGCAGTTGTATGAAGAATATGGCGAAACTGGAACAAAGCAATTTGATATTACCGGACATGACGGAGTTTTTTTGGTGAGACCAGATGATGTTGATGCATATTTAGAAAAATTTAAACCAATGCAACTAAGAGAGAAGAGAACAATAAAAGTGAATGACGGATATGCAGTAATAAATATGGGTGAAGCTAAGGGATTGACATATGATAGAGTCCTTATTTATCCAACCAGTACAATGAGAAAGTGGATGATGGATCATTCAAAAAAATTACAACCGAAAACAAGATCTCAATTCTATGTTGCAATAACAAGAGCAAGATATAGTGTAGGAATTGTTTTTGATTATGATGAGAAAACAAATATTGAAGGTGTAGAAAAGTTTCTATAA
- a CDS encoding ATP-dependent nuclease encodes MFIRKVKIHNFKCYRDFEITLEEGLNIVVGDNEAGKSTILEAINLALTGIISGKSIWNEISQYIFNKEAVDEYIVSLGTAPIALPYITIEIFFGGDENPLMNGDANSDRDNSAEGFCFKIAFNDKYADEYEALVQQRNVKSLPIEYYDITWTTFARDAITTRSIPYKSSLIDSSEYRYKSGNDLYLSRIIKGSLEPEDITSIAQAHRKMRDTFINDPSIEAINNKINQDASLTDKKIALSVELVTKNAWENSLVTQLDEIPFHYVGKGEQCVVKTELALAKRTSQNASIILLEEPENHLSHTRLNQLIKCISEQYAEKQILISTHSSFVANKLGLRKVMLLENLKIIKFSELSGDTYNFFKKVAGYDTLRMILCKKAILCEGDSDELVIQKAYMQLNDGRLPIEDGIEVISVGVSFLRFLELADCIRTKIAVVTDNDGDMAAINKKYENYMGANQKDYIKICVDDVVDTGTLKIGNNDYNYNTLEPKLLKANGLDKLNRIFGTDYTDEDDLRKFMKHNKTECGLKIFESTEQIEIPEYILEAIRW; translated from the coding sequence ATGTTTATTAGAAAAGTCAAAATTCATAATTTTAAATGCTATAGAGATTTTGAAATTACTCTTGAAGAAGGTTTAAATATTGTCGTAGGAGATAATGAAGCGGGAAAATCTACAATACTAGAAGCTATAAATCTGGCACTAACCGGAATTATTAGCGGGAAGAGTATTTGGAATGAAATTTCACAGTATATTTTTAATAAAGAGGCAGTAGATGAGTATATTGTTTCGTTAGGCACTGCACCTATAGCACTTCCATACATAACAATAGAAATCTTTTTTGGTGGGGATGAAAATCCTTTGATGAATGGGGATGCAAATTCAGATAGAGATAACAGTGCGGAAGGATTTTGCTTCAAAATTGCATTTAATGACAAATATGCAGATGAATATGAGGCATTAGTGCAACAGAGAAATGTTAAAAGCTTACCAATTGAATATTATGATATTACATGGACAACCTTTGCCAGAGATGCAATCACAACACGTAGTATACCTTATAAATCAAGTTTGATTGATTCATCTGAATATAGATATAAAAGTGGAAATGATCTGTATTTGTCAAGAATTATAAAGGGGTCATTGGAACCGGAAGATATAACATCTATTGCACAGGCACATAGAAAAATGAGGGATACATTTATTAATGATCCTTCAATAGAAGCCATTAACAATAAAATAAATCAGGATGCAAGTTTGACAGATAAAAAAATAGCATTATCAGTAGAACTGGTTACTAAGAATGCATGGGAGAATAGCCTTGTTACACAATTGGATGAAATACCATTTCATTATGTGGGAAAGGGAGAGCAATGTGTTGTTAAGACGGAACTGGCATTAGCAAAACGTACCTCACAAAATGCAAGTATCATTTTGTTAGAAGAACCAGAAAATCATCTGTCACATACAAGATTGAATCAATTGATTAAGTGTATTTCGGAGCAATATGCAGAAAAGCAGATACTTATTTCAACACATAGTAGTTTTGTTGCAAATAAGTTAGGATTGAGGAAAGTGATGCTGCTTGAGAATTTAAAGATAATAAAATTTTCTGAACTATCGGGAGATACATATAATTTCTTTAAGAAGGTGGCTGGGTATGATACGTTGCGAATGATTTTATGTAAGAAAGCTATTTTGTGTGAAGGAGATTCGGACGAGCTGGTGATTCAAAAAGCATATATGCAACTTAATGATGGGAGATTGCCGATAGAGGATGGTATAGAAGTTATTTCCGTCGGGGTATCATTTTTACGCTTTCTTGAGCTTGCAGATTGTATTCGGACAAAAATTGCGGTTGTTACAGATAACGATGGAGATATGGCAGCTATCAACAAAAAGTATGAAAATTATATGGGTGCAAATCAGAAAGATTATATAAAGATATGTGTTGATGATGTTGTGGACACAGGAACGCTTAAGATTGGCAATAATGATTATAATTATAACACTTTAGAACCCAAACTTTTGAAAGCTAATGGTTTAGATAAGTTAAATCGTATTTTTGGAACTGACTATACGGATGAGGATGATTTGAGAAAGTTTATGAAGCATAATAAAACGGAATGTGGATTGAAAATCTTTGAGTCTACTGAACAGATAGAAATACCAGAATATATTTTGGAGGCTATCAGATGGTAA
- a CDS encoding very short patch repair endonuclease — MADVLTKEQRHKNMKNIHGKDTKIEVILRKALWSKGYRYRKNYKKLPGSPDIALTKYKIAIFCDGEFFHGKDWDTLKKRLEKSNNSEFWINKISRNIERDDEINKKLDFEGWTVIRFWGEDIKKHTDECVKVVEETIFDSMEFEE; from the coding sequence GTGGCGGATGTTTTAACAAAAGAACAGCGGCATAAGAATATGAAAAATATTCATGGAAAGGATACCAAAATAGAAGTTATATTGAGAAAGGCTTTATGGAGCAAAGGATACCGGTATCGTAAGAATTATAAAAAATTGCCGGGCAGCCCGGATATTGCACTGACAAAGTATAAGATTGCAATTTTCTGTGATGGAGAATTCTTTCATGGGAAAGATTGGGATACTTTAAAGAAGAGACTGGAAAAGAGCAACAACAGTGAGTTTTGGATTAATAAAATTTCCCGTAACATAGAGCGGGATGATGAGATAAATAAAAAATTGGACTTTGAGGGCTGGACTGTAATCCGGTTTTGGGGTGAAGATATAAAGAAACATACGGATGAGTGTGTTAAGGTTGTGGAAGAGACAATTTTTGATAGTATGGAATTTGAAGAGTAG
- a CDS encoding LlaJI family restriction endonuclease — MRKVDIRSKCRVNSNREMDTFVGLRCNDGDISINFPLGYHISEDDNELRKDIMLLLTTLSANTERKESEILKQGNAFDEVEFPLQSYMYLIKDFFVRGYYKEQEVLYKVAKSGKINWNRTIKTQKPYVQDMDVFYLDFVTKKNSVKENELITLIHEYCVYESFERIGWLYTEMMPKKPVIVKQERLFRSVLKDKIANTFNDKNRMLFRHMLAIIDFEGDKDSDKNYRYGTYRFEYIWEKMIDKVFGIENKADYFPKTTWYVNGSKYDNASLEPDTVMLYGTDVYVLDAKYYKYGVTGKTWDLPESTSINKQITYGEYIANEDKFKKKHGENMKVYNAFLMPFDSLKSKYPNNANMLKVGQAVSNWKDNTEEYHKIQGVLLDVKTLMSINVRQEMKEIEKLAKLIEN; from the coding sequence TTGAGGAAAGTTGATATTCGAAGTAAATGCAGAGTGAATTCTAATCGTGAAATGGATACATTTGTAGGGTTAAGATGTAATGATGGTGACATAAGTATCAATTTTCCGCTTGGATATCATATATCTGAAGATGACAATGAGCTTCGCAAGGATATAATGCTCTTACTTACAACACTTTCAGCTAACACAGAACGAAAAGAGTCAGAAATTCTTAAGCAAGGTAATGCTTTTGATGAAGTAGAATTTCCATTGCAGTCATATATGTATCTTATAAAGGATTTTTTTGTACGAGGTTATTATAAGGAGCAGGAAGTTTTATATAAAGTTGCTAAATCGGGAAAGATCAATTGGAACAGGACAATAAAGACCCAGAAACCATATGTACAGGATATGGACGTGTTTTATCTTGATTTCGTTACAAAGAAGAATAGTGTAAAAGAGAATGAACTGATTACATTAATACATGAGTATTGTGTATATGAAAGCTTTGAACGGATAGGCTGGCTCTATACGGAAATGATGCCGAAGAAACCAGTAATTGTTAAACAGGAAAGGTTATTCCGTTCTGTTCTTAAAGATAAAATTGCCAATACTTTTAATGATAAAAACAGGATGCTATTCCGTCATATGCTTGCAATTATTGATTTTGAAGGAGATAAAGATTCTGATAAAAACTACAGATATGGAACATATCGTTTTGAATATATATGGGAGAAAATGATTGATAAGGTATTTGGCATTGAGAATAAAGCAGATTATTTTCCTAAAACAACATGGTATGTTAATGGAAGTAAATATGATAATGCTTCACTTGAACCAGATACGGTTATGTTGTATGGAACAGATGTATATGTACTTGATGCAAAATATTATAAATATGGGGTAACAGGAAAGACCTGGGATCTGCCAGAATCCACATCAATAAATAAGCAGATTACATATGGTGAATATATAGCAAATGAGGATAAATTTAAGAAAAAGCATGGAGAAAATATGAAAGTATATAATGCTTTTCTTATGCCTTTTGATTCATTAAAAAGTAAATATCCGAATAATGCAAATATGCTCAAAGTTGGTCAAGCGGTAAGTAACTGGAAAGATAATACTGAAGAATATCATAAAATTCAAGGTGTTCTTCTTGATGTAAAGACTCTTATGAGCATAAATGTCAGACAGGAAATGAAAGAGATAGAAAAATTGGCAAAATTGATTGAAAACTGA
- a CDS encoding McrB family protein, producing MEFTEAIEIIKNIVPESSANEYDGIMVKRLEASNTLDEGRTTNQTHIAISGEQMNMFPYLMADGYFKCDYNDRDEQLKKYFITQIPLYIYKDNVLYLADGEESGISFGDEKSRCVRASIVRSRRKEQADQVQLSLTTIDDPAFVSFRRLLHTGDYLVILKHKEKLVYDCIGIKANDETRGEFNISALNNKFYKLPTNTKVDIKELIEIKNAEIENKKFTVDELGTILKEMYGNAEDKMQVASIHIFGIKYGKNIIENEFKAPDIIKAAGLNESYSTELQKALNIYRCLNKNTYGISISEGDNVLEENKESVKRKTGAENILLYGVPGAGKSHEIKTKYCDDEKYMERVVFHPDYTYSDFVGQILPRVEKDRDGNDKLKYVFTPGPYTKLLKKAQNDPGNYYYLVIEELNRGNAPAIFGEVFQLLDRKDEEDFPLEEVGESEYGISNYEVAKEVYGDEKHQVRIPSNMYVLATMNTADQNVFTLDTAFQRRWNMRQIENNFDKSEHSKDIIAGTKVSWGAFATVINDMVIDINVDMASSEDKRLGTYFARKKELEAGRFSEKVLKYLWDDAFKMDKTAIFNENCKSLEDVVITYETATSDKLAAVLRMSVYEKMLSKMQQKNTDNNEN from the coding sequence ATGGAGTTTACAGAGGCAATAGAGATAATAAAGAACATAGTTCCGGAGAGTTCAGCAAATGAATATGATGGAATAATGGTAAAAAGACTGGAAGCATCTAACACATTGGATGAAGGCAGAACAACAAATCAGACCCATATAGCAATATCAGGAGAACAGATGAATATGTTCCCTTATCTTATGGCAGATGGCTATTTTAAGTGCGATTATAATGACAGGGATGAGCAGTTAAAAAAATATTTTATAACACAGATACCTCTTTATATTTACAAGGATAATGTCCTGTATCTTGCAGATGGTGAAGAGAGCGGTATCAGCTTTGGTGATGAAAAAAGCAGATGTGTGCGTGCGAGTATAGTGAGAAGTAGAAGAAAAGAGCAGGCAGATCAGGTACAGCTGTCATTGACTACAATAGATGATCCGGCATTTGTCAGCTTCAGAAGATTATTGCATACAGGAGATTATCTGGTGATTCTGAAGCATAAAGAAAAGCTGGTTTATGATTGTATAGGCATTAAAGCCAATGATGAAACTCGTGGAGAGTTTAATATTTCAGCACTTAATAATAAATTTTATAAGCTGCCGACAAATACAAAAGTAGATATAAAGGAACTTATTGAAATTAAAAATGCAGAAATAGAAAACAAGAAATTCACAGTTGATGAATTGGGGACTATTCTTAAAGAAATGTATGGCAATGCAGAAGATAAAATGCAGGTAGCATCTATACATATTTTTGGAATAAAATATGGCAAAAATATAATCGAAAATGAATTCAAGGCACCAGATATTATCAAAGCAGCAGGATTGAATGAGTCATACTCCACAGAATTACAGAAGGCTTTGAATATATATAGGTGTCTCAATAAAAATACATACGGAATCTCTATTTCTGAGGGTGATAATGTACTGGAAGAAAATAAAGAATCTGTTAAGCGTAAAACAGGAGCAGAAAATATTCTTCTTTATGGCGTTCCAGGTGCTGGAAAAAGTCATGAAATAAAGACAAAATATTGCGATGATGAAAAATACATGGAGAGAGTGGTTTTTCATCCGGATTATACATATTCAGATTTTGTGGGACAAATATTACCGAGAGTGGAAAAGGATAGAGATGGTAACGATAAGCTGAAATATGTATTTACTCCTGGACCATATACTAAGTTGCTTAAGAAGGCACAAAATGATCCGGGTAACTACTATTATCTTGTCATAGAAGAATTAAACAGAGGTAATGCTCCTGCAATATTTGGAGAGGTATTCCAGTTGCTTGACAGAAAAGATGAAGAGGATTTTCCTCTTGAAGAAGTAGGCGAAAGTGAATATGGAATTTCAAATTATGAGGTTGCAAAGGAAGTCTACGGGGATGAAAAACATCAGGTAAGAATACCATCAAATATGTATGTTCTGGCTACGATGAATACAGCAGATCAGAATGTATTTACATTGGACACTGCTTTTCAGCGTAGGTGGAATATGAGACAGATAGAGAATAATTTTGATAAGTCTGAACATTCAAAAGATATAATTGCGGGTACAAAAGTAAGCTGGGGAGCATTTGCTACAGTAATCAATGATATGGTCATTGATATCAATGTTGATATGGCAAGCTCTGAGGATAAGCGGCTTGGAACATATTTTGCCAGAAAGAAAGAGCTGGAGGCGGGCAGATTTTCTGAAAAGGTACTTAAATATTTATGGGATGATGCTTTTAAAATGGACAAGACAGCTATATTTAATGAAAATTGTAAGTCTCTTGAAGATGTGGTTATTACATATGAGACTGCAACATCAGATAAACTGGCAGCGGTATTGAGAATGAGCGTTTATGAGAAAATGCTTTCAAAAATGCAACAAAAGAATACAGATAATAATGAAAACTAG
- a CDS encoding DNA cytosine methyltransferase has product MEYKNDKGEFISFIKAGLGDKENNHVDVCLKRVTKPVTEKFLNDRADLYKTDVDNDSELMEAFRRLAFICNEKEQECYECPVSKYCNTYIENARKNVSDDSLKMLDLFCGAGGLSLGFTQEGFVTSLANDIQDCCVDTYAHNHPETPRDHIVLGDIKDVVKNLDELLAGRNVDIVVGGPPCQGFSMANRQRLIDDPRNHLYKSYVEVVKKVHPKFFVMENVKGMLSVAEQVKEDFRAIGYSVECHILNAKNFGVPQNRERLIYIGNCMGVDNEQIFNEIFALSENIPEHNLGDALFALRELEASRVKNSTESGSIESGYKIEKNNITETNDYISYINQDKVVNVVSNHKARYNNDRDIEIYGRMEPGDRSDDPKIADIMPYARRNGIFKDKYFKLENDKVCKTITAHMKFDCNMYIHPTQARGLTPREAARVQSYPDDYFFRGAYTKTYMQIGNSVPPLLGRAIAHVIKSYMKGGND; this is encoded by the coding sequence ATGGAATACAAAAATGATAAAGGTGAATTTATATCTTTTATAAAGGCTGGATTGGGCGATAAGGAGAATAATCATGTAGATGTCTGCCTAAAAAGAGTTACAAAGCCTGTAACAGAGAAATTCCTTAATGACAGGGCAGATCTATATAAGACTGATGTGGATAATGATTCGGAACTTATGGAAGCATTTAGAAGACTGGCTTTTATATGCAATGAAAAAGAACAGGAATGCTATGAGTGTCCTGTAAGTAAATATTGTAATACATATATTGAAAATGCCAGAAAAAATGTAAGTGATGATTCGTTAAAGATGTTAGATCTGTTTTGCGGGGCTGGTGGCTTGTCATTAGGTTTTACACAGGAAGGATTTGTGACAAGTCTGGCAAATGATATACAGGACTGTTGTGTGGACACATATGCTCACAATCATCCGGAGACACCAAGAGATCACATAGTGCTAGGTGATATAAAAGATGTGGTAAAAAATCTTGATGAGCTACTGGCAGGCAGGAACGTTGATATTGTTGTTGGTGGACCACCATGTCAGGGATTTAGTATGGCTAACAGACAGAGATTGATAGATGATCCTAGAAATCATCTGTATAAGAGCTATGTTGAAGTTGTAAAAAAAGTACACCCTAAATTTTTTGTTATGGAAAATGTTAAAGGAATGTTATCTGTAGCTGAACAGGTAAAAGAAGATTTTCGTGCCATCGGATATTCGGTAGAATGCCATATATTAAATGCCAAGAATTTTGGGGTTCCACAGAACAGGGAAAGACTTATATATATAGGAAATTGCATGGGAGTAGATAACGAACAAATTTTTAATGAAATATTTGCACTAAGTGAAAATATACCAGAACATAATCTTGGAGACGCGCTATTTGCACTTAGGGAACTGGAGGCTTCAAGAGTAAAAAATTCTACAGAAAGTGGTTCAATAGAGAGCGGATACAAAATAGAAAAAAATAATATTACAGAAACCAATGATTATATTTCATATATTAATCAGGATAAGGTGGTTAATGTAGTATCAAATCATAAAGCGAGATATAATAATGATCGTGATATAGAAATTTATGGCCGCATGGAGCCGGGAGACCGCTCAGATGATCCAAAAATTGCAGATATTATGCCATATGCCAGAAGAAATGGTATTTTTAAAGATAAATATTTTAAACTTGAAAATGACAAGGTTTGCAAAACAATAACCGCACATATGAAGTTCGATTGTAATATGTATATTCATCCAACACAGGCAAGAGGACTCACACCAAGGGAGGCAGCAAGGGTGCAGTCTTATCCTGATGATTATTTTTTCAGAGGTGCATATACGAAGACTTATATGCAGATAGGAAATTCTGTTCCTCCACTTCTGGGAAGAGCGATAGCACATGTGATAAAAAGCTATATGAAAGGTGGTAATGACTGA
- a CDS encoding DNA cytosine methyltransferase yields MKVVSFFSGLGGLDKGFVDTGYDIIWANDFDKYAVQTYKANFGEHIVLGDINEIPLEEIPDCDILIGGFPCQPFSMMGQQKGFEDARGTLFFRIAEIVDDKIKKGKKPKAIILENVRSLRTHNNGETYKEIYRILHDVLGYNVFCDILNSADYGVPQTRNRTYIVCFDNQNARFEFPEKKKLNKTLQDLLEPEVDDKYFLSDRILPTILSDGTGGYKAKSEIDLKIARPLCATMAKMHRACQDNYVTQNGRVRRLTPRECARLQGFQDSFVIPVSDSQAYKQFGNAVTVNVSKAVAQSVKATLINLGEWKD; encoded by the coding sequence ATGAAAGTAGTTTCATTCTTCAGTGGGCTTGGTGGACTTGATAAAGGGTTTGTAGATACAGGCTATGATATAATATGGGCAAATGATTTTGATAAATATGCTGTGCAGACATATAAGGCTAATTTTGGAGAACATATTGTTCTTGGAGATATAAATGAAATTCCATTAGAGGAGATACCAGACTGCGATATACTGATAGGTGGTTTTCCGTGCCAGCCGTTTAGTATGATGGGGCAGCAAAAAGGGTTTGAAGATGCAAGAGGAACATTGTTTTTCAGAATAGCAGAGATTGTGGATGATAAAATAAAAAAAGGAAAGAAACCGAAGGCAATTATTCTTGAAAATGTAAGATCCTTGAGAACACATAATAATGGAGAAACATATAAAGAAATATACAGAATATTACATGATGTGCTTGGATATAATGTGTTCTGTGACATATTAAATTCAGCTGATTATGGAGTACCTCAGACACGAAACAGAACATATATTGTATGTTTTGATAATCAGAATGCAAGATTTGAATTTCCAGAAAAGAAAAAACTTAATAAAACATTGCAGGATTTACTGGAACCAGAAGTTGATGATAAATATTTCCTGTCAGATAGAATATTGCCTACAATATTATCAGATGGAACTGGTGGATATAAGGCAAAATCGGAAATAGATCTGAAGATTGCAAGACCTTTGTGTGCAACTATGGCGAAGATGCACAGAGCATGCCAGGATAACTATGTAACCCAGAATGGAAGGGTAAGAAGACTTACTCCGCGTGAGTGTGCAAGATTGCAGGGATTTCAGGATTCATTCGTAATCCCGGTATCTGACAGTCAGGCATATAAACAGTTTGGAAATGCAGTTACAGTTAATGTATCAAAAGCTGTTGCCCAATCGGTAAAGGCAACATTAATAAATCTTGGAGAGTGGAAAGACTGA